The DNA sequence TTCTACGGAAGAATTTTTGAAACTTCTTCCGGATGTAAATGCCTAAAAATTCTGGAGTGACTTTTTCTTAATCACTCCAGAATTTTTTTACTTTTTCCTGTACACTTTCTACTGTAACCGTCTCATAATCTTCCCACTCTTTTGGAAACATCCGCAAATACTCTCGCTGTAAAAAACGCTCATCCAATAACACAATAACTCCCTTATCCTCCATGGTGCGAATAACTCTTCCGGCAGATTGCAATACCTTGTTCATCCCCGGGTAACGAAATGCATAGTCAAAACCCTCCCCATAACGTTTATCATAATAATTTTTCAAAATTTCACGTTCGTTACTAATTTGCGGTAATCCTGTTCCTACAATAATAGCTCCTATCAAAGCCTCATTTTTTAAATCGATTCCTTCCGAGAAAATTCCGCCCATAACGCAGAAACCAACCAGTGTGTTCTCACGTTCTACACGGAAACTTTCCAAAAATTCCTCTCGTTCCTGCTCCCGCATTCCTGTTTCCTGCACCACACACTCCATTTCTCCCAGATTCAATGCATAGAACTTTTGAAGCACCTGCTCCATCATTTTATAGGAAGGAAAAAATGCCATATAATTTCCTTTTCTTCCCTTGGCAGTTTCATAAATATACTTAGCAATTTTAGTAAATTCGATATCATTTCTTCTGGTATATTTACTACTGACATCTGTTCCAATCACTAATAGCCTCTGTTCCTTTGAAAATACCGTTTTGGCATATACCGCATAATTATCTTCTTTTGTACTCAGCAGCTTTTTATAATACTGAATCGGCAACAAGGTTGCTGAGAAAAATATGGTGCTTCTTCCTTTATCCAGGCATTCCTGCAAATTTACCGCCGTATCCACACAGTAAAGTTTTAACTTAAATCTTCCATCTGCTTCATGCTCCGTGTAAATCACATAATTTTCGTCTACTCTCTCATACATATTCAGAAAATGCCGTAACTCCAGATAAAAATCCTGTACCTCTTTTTTCTCCGGAAAAGAAATATCCTTTAAGAAAAATTCCTCCAACGCCGCACCTAACTGCATCAATGCAAAAATCAGTGCCCCGATATTATCCAATATCTCATAATTTTCACATTCCCGCTTTAACTCCAACAAATGCGTGTTGCATTTATCAAAAGCTTTTACACATTTCCGACTGTATTCCTTCATGATTTTCTTCATTTTGAGAAAATCTTCTTTATAAAGAACCGCGCTGTACATCTCCCTGCCACGCTCTACCAAATTATGTGCTTCATCAATCAGAAAAAGATAATCTCCCTTTACCCCCTCTGCAAAAAAACGCTTCAAATAAACATTAGGGTCAAACACATAATTGTAATCACAAATAATATCATCTACCCAAAGAGTTGTGTCCAGACACAGTTCAAAAGGACATACCCGAAATTCTTCTGCCTGCTCTATCAGAACCTCTCTTGTAATATCCCTCTCGCGATTAATAAGGTTAAATACCGCCTCATTTACCCTGTCATAATGCCCT is a window from the Roseburia sp. 499 genome containing:
- a CDS encoding ATP-dependent DNA helicase is translated as MEQVKISVRNLVEFVLRSGDIDNRRGKGLQKEAMQEGSRIHRKIQRRMGASYQPEVPLKIEMQKDRYQLIVEGRADGIIIEETGVTIDEIKGVYMDIHAMESPVEVHLAQAKCYAYIFALKEELEEISVQMTYCNLDTEEIRRFKETYSFEEINTWFEMVIKLYEKWADFQYEARIERNASIAKLEFPYPYREGQRELAAGVYRTIKREKNLFIQAPTGTGKTITTVFPAVKAVGEELADKIFYLTAKTITRTVAKEAFDLLRSHGYLGRVITITAKEKLCMCEEMDCNPVHCPYAEGHYDRVNEAVFNLINRERDITREVLIEQAEEFRVCPFELCLDTTLWVDDIICDYNYVFDPNVYLKRFFAEGVKGDYLFLIDEAHNLVERGREMYSAVLYKEDFLKMKKIMKEYSRKCVKAFDKCNTHLLELKRECENYEILDNIGALIFALMQLGAALEEFFLKDISFPEKKEVQDFYLELRHFLNMYERVDENYVIYTEHEADGRFKLKLYCVDTAVNLQECLDKGRSTIFFSATLLPIQYYKKLLSTKEDNYAVYAKTVFSKEQRLLVIGTDVSSKYTRRNDIEFTKIAKYIYETAKGRKGNYMAFFPSYKMMEQVLQKFYALNLGEMECVVQETGMREQEREEFLESFRVERENTLVGFCVMGGIFSEGIDLKNEALIGAIIVGTGLPQISNEREILKNYYDKRYGEGFDYAFRYPGMNKVLQSAGRVIRTMEDKGVIVLLDERFLQREYLRMFPKEWEDYETVTVESVQEKVKKFWSD